The following coding sequences are from one Haliotis asinina isolate JCU_RB_2024 chromosome 3, JCU_Hal_asi_v2, whole genome shotgun sequence window:
- the LOC137278371 gene encoding uncharacterized protein, producing the protein MAAPTAFQLRGCLRCLTDITVLYFLANIVAYVTCHFADGIEGYLLCRRCGNEIAKAADLLAIPSDLAHRQRNDTISGQTGVLIQLFRNPQGNFFEVITSAAAELQTYDKAYVEDSWFPGYTWTISLCPRCGYHIGWTFDVYPRSSDDSKRRTFVGLILDHILHESDADSIIAVPKAYTS; encoded by the exons ATGGCAGCGCCCACAGCATTTCAACTTCGAGGATGTTTAAGGTGCTTAACTGACATTACAGTGTTATATTTCCTTGCAAACATCGTGGCATATGTAACGTGTCATTTTGCGGATGGCATTGAAG GGTATTTACTGTGTCGCCGATGTGGgaacgagatagccaaggcggCTGACCTCCTGGCCATCCCCAGTGACTTGGCTCACAGGCAAAGGAACGATACTATTTCAGGACAAACTGGAGTTCTCATACAGCTATTTCGAAACCCCCAGG GTAATTTTTTCGAAGTAATAACCTCGGCAGCTGCTGAACTGCAAACGTATGACAAG GCTTACGTGGAAGACAGCTGGTTTCCCGGCTACACGTGGACCATTTCGCTGTGTCCCCGGTGTGGCTACCACATAGGCTG GACTTTCGATGTATACCCCAGATCCAGTGACGACAGTAAGCGAAGGACTTTTGTTGGACTGATCCTGGATCATATTTTACACGAAAGTG ATGCAGATTCCATCATTGCAGTTCCTAAAGCATACACGAGCTGA